A stretch of the Vigna radiata var. radiata cultivar VC1973A chromosome 7, Vradiata_ver6, whole genome shotgun sequence genome encodes the following:
- the LOC106768159 gene encoding cellulose synthase A catalytic subunit 7 [UDP-forming] isoform X1 → MEASAGLVAGSHNRNELVVIHGHEEHKPLKNLDGQVCEICGDDVGVTVDGDLFVACNECGFPACRPCYEYERREGRQVCPQCKTRYKRLKGSPRVEGDDDEEDVDDIEHEFNIDDQMNKHNHSAEAMLHGKMSYGRGPEDEENSQFPAVIAGGRSRPVSGELPISSHYGEHPSLHNRVHPYPASDPTGNGRWDETKDDRMDDWKLQQGNLGPEPDEDPDAAMLDEARQPLSRKVPIASSKVNPYRMVIVARLVILAFFLRYRLMNPVHDALGLWLTSIICEIWFAFSWILDQFPKWFPIDRETYLDRLSVRYEREGEPNMLAPVDVFVSTVDPMKEPPLVTANTVLSILAMDYPVEKISCYISDDGASMCTFEALSETAEFARKWVPFCKKFSIEPRAPEMYFCEKIDYLKDKVQPTFVKERRAMKREYEEFKVRINALVAKAQKVPQGGWIMQDGTPWPGNNTKDHPGMIQVFLGHSGGHDTEGNELPRLVYVSREKRPGFQHHKKAGAMNALIRVSAVLTNAPFMLNLDCDHYVNNSKAAREAMCFLMDPQTGKKVCYVQFPQRFDGIDRHDRYANRNTVFFDINMKGLDGIQGPAYVGTGCVFRRQALYGYNPPKGAKRPKMISCDCCPCFGKRKKVKYEGNGVDGGEAATLRGPDDDKQMLMSQMNFEKKFGQSSIFVTSTLMEEGGVPPSSSPASQLKEAIHVISCGYEDKTEWGIELGWIYGSITEDILTGFKMHCRGWRSIYCMPKRPAFKGTAPINLSDRLNQVLRWALGSIEIFFSRHCPLWYGYKEGKLKWLERFAYANTTVYPFTSIPLVAYCVLPAVCLLTDKFIMPPISTFAGLYFVALFSSIIATGLLELKWSGVSIEEWWRNEQFWVIGGVSAHLFAVIQGLLKVLAGIDTNFTVTSKAADDEEFGELYTFKWTTLLIPPTTILIINIVGVVAGISDAINNGYQSWGPLFGKLFFSFWVIVHLYPFLKGLMGRQNRTPTIVVIWSILLASIFSLLWVRIDPFVLKTKGPDTKLCGINC, encoded by the exons GGAGCCCGCGGGTTGAGggagatgatgatgaggaagacGTGGATGATATCGAGCACGAATTCAACATCGATGACCAAATGAACAAGCATAATCACTCTGCCGAGGCCATGCTGCATGGGAAGATGAGCTACGGAAGAGGTCCAGAAGATGAGGAGAATTCTCAATTCCCAGCTGTTATTGCCGGTGGCCGTTCTCGCCCT GTTAGTGGAGAGTTGCCAATATCATCTCATTATGGGGAGCACCCTTCACTGCATAATCGTGTGCATCCTTATCCGGCATCTGATCCTA CAGGAAATGGAAGATGGGATGAAACCAAAGATGATAGAATGGATGACTGGAAGTTGCAACAAGGAAATTTGGGACCTGAACCTGATGAAGATCCAGATGCAGCCAT GTTGGATGAAGCAAGGCAACCACTGTCAAGGAAGGTACCAATAGCATCCAGCAAAGTGAATCCATATAGAATGGTGATTGTCGCACGGCTTGTTATCCTTGCCTTCTTCCTCCGATATAGACTGATGAATCCTGTACATGATGCATTGGGGCTGTGGTTAACATCTATTATATGTGAAATCTGGTTTGCTTTTTCATGGATCCTTGATCAGTTTCCCAAATGGTTTCCCATTGATCGAGAGACCTACCTTGATCGTCTTTCAGTAAG GTATGAGCGTGAAGGTGAACCAAACATGCTTGCTCCTGTAGATGTCTTTGTCAGTACTGTGGATCCCATGAAGGAACCTCCACTGGTTACAGCAAACACTGTTCTCTCAATCTTGGCCATGGATTACCCGGTTGAGAAGATATCATGTTACATTTCTGATGATGGAGCTTCAATGTGTACTTTTGAGGCCCTGTCAGAAACTGCAGAGTTTGCTAGGAAGTGGGTACCATTCTGCAAGAAATTTTCTATCGAACCTCGAGCACCAGAGATGTACTTCTGTGAGAAAATTGATTACCTCAAGGACAAGGTGCAGCCCACCTTTGTTAAGGAGCGTCGAGCTATGAAG AGAGAATATGAAGAGTTTAAGGTTAGGATCAATGCACTTGTGGCAAAAGCTCAAAAGGTTCCACAGGGAGGATGGATTATGCAGGATGGAACACCATGGCCAGGAAACAATACCAAGGATCATCCTGGTATGATTCAAGTCTTTCTTGGTCACAGTGGAGGTCATGACACTGAAGGAAATGAGCTTCCTCGTCTTGTTTATGTTTCCAGAGAGAAAAGGCCAGGATTCCAACACCACAAGAAAGCTGGGGCTATGAATGCTTTG ATTCGGGTCTCTGCTGTGCTAACGAATGCTCCTTTCATGCTGAATTTGGATTGTGATCATTATGTCAATAACAGCAAAGCTGCTAGAGAGGCCATGTGTTTCTTAATGGACCCCCAAACTGGGAAGAAGGTCTGCTATGTCCAGTTTCCTCAAAGATTTGATGGCATTGATAGGCACGATCGTTATGCCAATAGGAACACAGTTTTCTTTGAT ATAAATATGAAGGGTCTAGATGGTATTCAGGGTCCTGCATATGTTGGCACTGGGTGTGTATTTAGGAGACAAGCTTTATATGGTTATAATCCTCCTAAGGGTGCCAAACGTCCAAAAATGATAAGCTGTGACTGCTGCCCATGTTTTGGAAAGCGCAAGAAGGTTAAGTATGAAGGGAATGGTGTAGATGGAGGCGAGGCTGCAACCCTAAGAG GACCAGATGATGATAAACAGATGTTGATGTCCCAGatgaattttgagaagaaatttgGCCAGTCATCTATCTTTGTGACTTCAACCTTGATGGAAGAGGGTGGTGTGCCTCCTTCCTCAAGTCCAGCAAGCCAGCTTAAAGAAGCCATTCACGTGATCAGCTGCGGATACGAAGATAAAACTGAATGGGGAATTGAG CTGGGTTGGATTTATGGGTCTATTACAGAGGATATTCTAACAGGTTTTAAGATGCATTGCCGTGGTTGGAGGTCCATTTATTGCATGCCTAAGCGACCTGCATTCAAGGGTACTGCTCCTATCAACTTGTCTGATAGGCTTAACCAGGTGCTTCGTTGGGCACTTGGCTCCATTGAAATCTTCTTCAGTCGCCATTGTCCTTTATGGTATGGCTATAAGGAAGGGAAGTTGAAGTGGCTTGAGCGATTTGCATATGCAAACACAACTGTCTACCCCTTCACCTCCATACCTCTAGTCGCCTACTGTGTCCTTCCTGCTGTCTGTTTGCTCACTGATAAATTCATCATGCCACCG ATAAGCACTTTTGCCGGTTTGTACTTCGTTGCTCTATTCTCTTCAATCATTGCAACTGGCCTTCTTGAGTTGAAATGGAGTGGAGTGAGCATTGAGGAATGGTGGAGAAATGAGCAATTCTGGGTCATTGGTGGTGTGTCAGCTCACCTCTTTGCTGTCATACAAGGTCTTCTGAAGGTTTTGGCCGGAATTGACACCAACTTCACTGTTACATCAAAGGCAGCGGATGATGAAGAATTTGGAGAATTATACACCTTTAAGTGGACTACTCTCCTGATTCCTCCAACCACTATCCTAATAATCAATATTGTTGGCGTTGTTGCTGGAATCTCAGATGCCATAAACAATGGGTACCAATCCTGGGGACCTCTATTTGGAAAACTGTTCTTCTCATTTTGGGTGATTGTCCATCTGTATCCATTCCTTAAAGGTTTGATGGGTCGCCAAAACCGCACACCCACCATAGTTGTTATATGGTCGATACTATTGGCTTCCATTTTCTCCTTGCTTTGGGTAAGAATTGACCCATTCGTATTAAAAACTAAGGGACCTGATACCAAGCTATGTGGAATCAACTGTTAA
- the LOC106768159 gene encoding cellulose synthase A catalytic subunit 7 [UDP-forming] isoform X2, with product MEASAGLVAGSHNRNELVVIHGHEEHKPLKNLDGQVCEICGDDVGVTVDGDLFVACNECGFPACRPCYEYERREGRQVCPQCKTRYKRLKGSPRVEGDDDEEDVDDIEHEFNIDDQMNKHNHSAEAMLHGKMSYGRGPEDEENSQFPAVIAGGRSRPVSGELPISSHYGEHPSLHNRVHPYPASDPRNGRWDETKDDRMDDWKLQQGNLGPEPDEDPDAAMLDEARQPLSRKVPIASSKVNPYRMVIVARLVILAFFLRYRLMNPVHDALGLWLTSIICEIWFAFSWILDQFPKWFPIDRETYLDRLSVRYEREGEPNMLAPVDVFVSTVDPMKEPPLVTANTVLSILAMDYPVEKISCYISDDGASMCTFEALSETAEFARKWVPFCKKFSIEPRAPEMYFCEKIDYLKDKVQPTFVKERRAMKREYEEFKVRINALVAKAQKVPQGGWIMQDGTPWPGNNTKDHPGMIQVFLGHSGGHDTEGNELPRLVYVSREKRPGFQHHKKAGAMNALIRVSAVLTNAPFMLNLDCDHYVNNSKAAREAMCFLMDPQTGKKVCYVQFPQRFDGIDRHDRYANRNTVFFDINMKGLDGIQGPAYVGTGCVFRRQALYGYNPPKGAKRPKMISCDCCPCFGKRKKVKYEGNGVDGGEAATLRGPDDDKQMLMSQMNFEKKFGQSSIFVTSTLMEEGGVPPSSSPASQLKEAIHVISCGYEDKTEWGIELGWIYGSITEDILTGFKMHCRGWRSIYCMPKRPAFKGTAPINLSDRLNQVLRWALGSIEIFFSRHCPLWYGYKEGKLKWLERFAYANTTVYPFTSIPLVAYCVLPAVCLLTDKFIMPPISTFAGLYFVALFSSIIATGLLELKWSGVSIEEWWRNEQFWVIGGVSAHLFAVIQGLLKVLAGIDTNFTVTSKAADDEEFGELYTFKWTTLLIPPTTILIINIVGVVAGISDAINNGYQSWGPLFGKLFFSFWVIVHLYPFLKGLMGRQNRTPTIVVIWSILLASIFSLLWVRIDPFVLKTKGPDTKLCGINC from the exons GGAGCCCGCGGGTTGAGggagatgatgatgaggaagacGTGGATGATATCGAGCACGAATTCAACATCGATGACCAAATGAACAAGCATAATCACTCTGCCGAGGCCATGCTGCATGGGAAGATGAGCTACGGAAGAGGTCCAGAAGATGAGGAGAATTCTCAATTCCCAGCTGTTATTGCCGGTGGCCGTTCTCGCCCT GTTAGTGGAGAGTTGCCAATATCATCTCATTATGGGGAGCACCCTTCACTGCATAATCGTGTGCATCCTTATCCGGCATCTGATCCTA GAAATGGAAGATGGGATGAAACCAAAGATGATAGAATGGATGACTGGAAGTTGCAACAAGGAAATTTGGGACCTGAACCTGATGAAGATCCAGATGCAGCCAT GTTGGATGAAGCAAGGCAACCACTGTCAAGGAAGGTACCAATAGCATCCAGCAAAGTGAATCCATATAGAATGGTGATTGTCGCACGGCTTGTTATCCTTGCCTTCTTCCTCCGATATAGACTGATGAATCCTGTACATGATGCATTGGGGCTGTGGTTAACATCTATTATATGTGAAATCTGGTTTGCTTTTTCATGGATCCTTGATCAGTTTCCCAAATGGTTTCCCATTGATCGAGAGACCTACCTTGATCGTCTTTCAGTAAG GTATGAGCGTGAAGGTGAACCAAACATGCTTGCTCCTGTAGATGTCTTTGTCAGTACTGTGGATCCCATGAAGGAACCTCCACTGGTTACAGCAAACACTGTTCTCTCAATCTTGGCCATGGATTACCCGGTTGAGAAGATATCATGTTACATTTCTGATGATGGAGCTTCAATGTGTACTTTTGAGGCCCTGTCAGAAACTGCAGAGTTTGCTAGGAAGTGGGTACCATTCTGCAAGAAATTTTCTATCGAACCTCGAGCACCAGAGATGTACTTCTGTGAGAAAATTGATTACCTCAAGGACAAGGTGCAGCCCACCTTTGTTAAGGAGCGTCGAGCTATGAAG AGAGAATATGAAGAGTTTAAGGTTAGGATCAATGCACTTGTGGCAAAAGCTCAAAAGGTTCCACAGGGAGGATGGATTATGCAGGATGGAACACCATGGCCAGGAAACAATACCAAGGATCATCCTGGTATGATTCAAGTCTTTCTTGGTCACAGTGGAGGTCATGACACTGAAGGAAATGAGCTTCCTCGTCTTGTTTATGTTTCCAGAGAGAAAAGGCCAGGATTCCAACACCACAAGAAAGCTGGGGCTATGAATGCTTTG ATTCGGGTCTCTGCTGTGCTAACGAATGCTCCTTTCATGCTGAATTTGGATTGTGATCATTATGTCAATAACAGCAAAGCTGCTAGAGAGGCCATGTGTTTCTTAATGGACCCCCAAACTGGGAAGAAGGTCTGCTATGTCCAGTTTCCTCAAAGATTTGATGGCATTGATAGGCACGATCGTTATGCCAATAGGAACACAGTTTTCTTTGAT ATAAATATGAAGGGTCTAGATGGTATTCAGGGTCCTGCATATGTTGGCACTGGGTGTGTATTTAGGAGACAAGCTTTATATGGTTATAATCCTCCTAAGGGTGCCAAACGTCCAAAAATGATAAGCTGTGACTGCTGCCCATGTTTTGGAAAGCGCAAGAAGGTTAAGTATGAAGGGAATGGTGTAGATGGAGGCGAGGCTGCAACCCTAAGAG GACCAGATGATGATAAACAGATGTTGATGTCCCAGatgaattttgagaagaaatttgGCCAGTCATCTATCTTTGTGACTTCAACCTTGATGGAAGAGGGTGGTGTGCCTCCTTCCTCAAGTCCAGCAAGCCAGCTTAAAGAAGCCATTCACGTGATCAGCTGCGGATACGAAGATAAAACTGAATGGGGAATTGAG CTGGGTTGGATTTATGGGTCTATTACAGAGGATATTCTAACAGGTTTTAAGATGCATTGCCGTGGTTGGAGGTCCATTTATTGCATGCCTAAGCGACCTGCATTCAAGGGTACTGCTCCTATCAACTTGTCTGATAGGCTTAACCAGGTGCTTCGTTGGGCACTTGGCTCCATTGAAATCTTCTTCAGTCGCCATTGTCCTTTATGGTATGGCTATAAGGAAGGGAAGTTGAAGTGGCTTGAGCGATTTGCATATGCAAACACAACTGTCTACCCCTTCACCTCCATACCTCTAGTCGCCTACTGTGTCCTTCCTGCTGTCTGTTTGCTCACTGATAAATTCATCATGCCACCG ATAAGCACTTTTGCCGGTTTGTACTTCGTTGCTCTATTCTCTTCAATCATTGCAACTGGCCTTCTTGAGTTGAAATGGAGTGGAGTGAGCATTGAGGAATGGTGGAGAAATGAGCAATTCTGGGTCATTGGTGGTGTGTCAGCTCACCTCTTTGCTGTCATACAAGGTCTTCTGAAGGTTTTGGCCGGAATTGACACCAACTTCACTGTTACATCAAAGGCAGCGGATGATGAAGAATTTGGAGAATTATACACCTTTAAGTGGACTACTCTCCTGATTCCTCCAACCACTATCCTAATAATCAATATTGTTGGCGTTGTTGCTGGAATCTCAGATGCCATAAACAATGGGTACCAATCCTGGGGACCTCTATTTGGAAAACTGTTCTTCTCATTTTGGGTGATTGTCCATCTGTATCCATTCCTTAAAGGTTTGATGGGTCGCCAAAACCGCACACCCACCATAGTTGTTATATGGTCGATACTATTGGCTTCCATTTTCTCCTTGCTTTGGGTAAGAATTGACCCATTCGTATTAAAAACTAAGGGACCTGATACCAAGCTATGTGGAATCAACTGTTAA